Proteins found in one Subtercola endophyticus genomic segment:
- a CDS encoding pirin family protein: MSNLERDPAEVTECSNAEPLADIQVLEPREVPLGGPRAMTVRRTLPSKQRSLIGAWCFLDHYGPETVAATGGMRVPPHPHTGLQTVSWLFEGEIEHRDSVGSHAIVRPGELNLMTAGRGISHSEVSTPETTLLHGAQLWVALPEAERHRLPSFESHVSQKVEVGDARIQVFMGRLAGVEAEALMLTELVAAQIDLPAGGTVELDVTASHEHGVLVDSGRVSILNRVVEQHELAYLAPGCPTLTLSAGDEPVRLLLIGGEPLGEKILMWWNFVGRTHEEVVSYRAAWQAEALGEPGTATPAGLEDLFVPTLPGTEHFYEGGPLPAPALPTVRLKPRP; this comes from the coding sequence ATGAGCAATCTCGAGCGCGACCCCGCCGAAGTGACGGAGTGCTCGAACGCCGAGCCGCTAGCCGACATACAGGTACTCGAGCCCCGCGAGGTGCCCCTCGGCGGCCCCCGCGCGATGACCGTGCGGCGAACGCTGCCGAGCAAGCAGCGCAGCCTCATCGGGGCGTGGTGCTTTCTCGACCACTACGGCCCCGAAACGGTGGCGGCGACCGGCGGAATGCGCGTGCCACCGCATCCGCACACCGGGCTGCAGACCGTGTCGTGGCTGTTCGAGGGCGAGATCGAGCACCGCGACAGCGTGGGCAGCCACGCCATCGTGCGGCCGGGCGAGCTCAACCTCATGACGGCGGGGCGCGGAATCAGCCATTCCGAGGTGTCGACACCCGAGACCACTCTGCTGCACGGCGCCCAGCTCTGGGTGGCGCTGCCGGAGGCCGAGCGGCACCGGCTGCCGTCGTTCGAGAGCCACGTTTCGCAGAAGGTCGAGGTGGGCGACGCGCGCATCCAGGTGTTCATGGGCCGGCTGGCAGGCGTCGAGGCTGAGGCGCTGATGCTCACCGAGCTCGTCGCCGCGCAGATCGACCTGCCCGCCGGCGGTACGGTCGAGCTCGACGTGACGGCCTCTCACGAACACGGGGTTCTGGTCGATTCGGGCCGGGTGAGCATCCTGAACCGCGTCGTCGAGCAGCACGAGCTCGCGTATCTGGCACCCGGATGCCCGACCCTCACCCTGAGCGCCGGCGACGAGCCGGTGCGGCTGCTGCTCATCGGCGGCGAGCCGCTCGGCGAGAAGATTCTGATGTGGTGGAACTTCGTCGGCCGCACCCACGAAGAGGTCGTGAGCTACCGCGCGGCCTGGCAGGCCGAGGCGCTCGGCGAGCCCGGCACGGCCACTCCCGCGGGCCTCGAAGACCTCTTCGTGCCCACCCTCCCCGGCACCGAGCACTTCTACGAAGGCGGCCCGCTCCCTGCCCCCGCCCTACCCACCGTTCGCCTCAAGCCCCGCCCCTGA